A genomic stretch from Megachile rotundata isolate GNS110a chromosome 1, iyMegRotu1, whole genome shotgun sequence includes:
- the LOC100878115 gene encoding A disintegrin and metalloproteinase with thrombospondin motifs 3 isoform X3, whose amino-acid sequence MTQPKLPSFLLTMWLLGTIATKSRMNDFLQSLQEYEIVYPRIIPSGNLRNRRSTLENRATNGDEEPMFLEISNWTLRTTSNDRLILSSNFTVDWMRSNKIEPTRHAVKMDCNLRQGSLESDRSSLVVVTLCEQDVYALMLIDRKSFLVQPLDDGQHVMYQSKDAGWWSSRENPDTVSIRRENPTEKSEVRGRKMRTRRNSANHYSQEFYNLSGDVFDMEYPEAEKLIMYDESDNISSEYNDTIMEQLTVDANSEEIDYFSGSTWHRRKTSKKQTVNKAAPPRWLELGIAADYSVIDFHGVRVQQYIMALLNIVSAIYMDPSLESNMILVIVRMILYTEKRDGRVWRGDARRSLENVNKWNRKMLSSTDIRHDVAVWLTRLDIGGPSGYAPVSGVCDPARSCALNRDEGLTSAFIIAHEIAHILGLTHDGDESTGNACKEESSRGSVMAPMVAATFHHFYWSTCSRNEFHRRVRRRSCLLNKPKYEGSKQLKAAIRESFTMDEQCRIEFGEGYEYCKTFDVMEPCSLLWCGNSNISQTCKTKKGPPLEGTMCGISKSCIHGRCQSTSKKKLDVGIVLNKPRDGGWSAWSAWGKCSRTCGIGVICRTRKCNKPLPVYGGKYCSGPNDDCKLCDLPKCLTSVDLRAQQCSKLTNVLGLEGVLSKYNVTWLPYEPDQENLKCRLTCRSKETGEIFDTRRNLIDGTPCSYGSTNICIQGECHQMGCDNVLGSKKVFDMCGVCDGDNSNCDSIMSKFQRKLRREVTRLAIIPREAYNLSMNITVLPSPLSHQNNLTVVIGDGRRRRNMQNHLTSRKKDLIIVQDAAFRIQKYNNTYSVRAAGTTFEDVVILLVAPQSITEQGTSITASLEYFLNRDKRNAKNRYKWLFGGWSFCSTSCGNGTRQKIIVCKDEQTGKIVSRRKCPLMTKPNQEVEKCNGFSCTFKWLPGPWEACSATCGSYGMQLRQLHCVHSDFNGTEVNKDNELEVYRRMVQPSICKTNTVPTHNRECNRIPCPGRWVFTEWSSNSTYRQ is encoded by the exons ATGACGCAACCGAAACTTCCGAGTTTTCTCTTGACCATGTGGCTACTCGGCACGATCGCGACTAAATCGAGAATGAACGACTTCCTGCAAAGTTTGCAAGAATACGAGATCGTCTATCCCCGGATAATCCCGAGCGGAAATTTGCGGAACAGAAGATCGACTTTGGAAAATAGAGCCACGAACGGGGACGAGGAACCGATGTTCCTTGAGATAAGCAACTGGACCTTGAGGACAACTTCGAACGATCGATTGATACTTTCGTCCAATTTCACGGTGGATTGGATGCGCTCGAATAAGATCGAACCAACGAGACACGCTGTCAAAATGGACTGTAATCTTCGACAAGGCAGTTTGGAAAGCGACAGGAGCTCTTTGGTCGTGGTTACGCTTTGCGAGCAGGACGTGTACGCTCTGATGTTGATAGATCGAAAATCGTTTCTTGTACAGCCTTTGGACGATGGCCAACACGTGATGTACCAGTCGAAGGACGCTGGATGGTGGTCCTCCAGGGAGAACCCTGATACCGTGTCCATCAGACGGGAAAATCCTACAG aAAAGTCAGAAGTTCGAGGAAGAAAAATGAGAACGAGAAGAAACTCTGCAAACCATTATTCTCAAGAGTTTTACAATTTATCTGGAGATGTGTTTGATATGGAGTATCCTGAAGCTGAAAAACTGATTATGTACGACGAAAGTGATAATATATCGTCAGAATATAACGATACGATAATGGAACAATTAACGGTCGATGCAAATTCGGAAGAAATTGATTACTTTTCTGGTTCTACGTGGCACAGGAGGAAAACATCGA AGAAGCAAACTGTTAATAAAGCGGCGCCACCGCGATGGCTGGAACTCGGAATAGCTGCTGATTACTCTGTAATTGATTTTCACGGAGTTCGAGTGCAACAGTATATCATGGCACTTTTAAATATC GTTAGCGCAATTTATATGGACCCATCTCTTGAGTCTAACATGATCctagtgattgtacgaatgaTTTTGTATACAGAAAAAAGAGACGGTAGG GTTTGGCGCGGCGATGCCAGACGTTCCTTGGAAAACGTGAACAAGTGGAACAGAAAAATGCTGTCTTCGACGGATATACGTCATGATGTTGCAGTATGGTTAACGAGATTGGACATTGGAGGTCCTTCAGGATACGCCCCTGTATCAGGAGTATGCGATCCTGCCAGATCATGTGCCTTAAACCGAGACGAGGGTTTGACCAGCGCTTTTATCATCGCACACGAGATTGCACACAT TCTAGGTTTAACGCACGACGGGGATGAGTCAACTGGAAACGCTTGCAAAGAAGAAAGCTCTCGAGGAAGCGTGATGGCGCCTATGGTAGCTGCGACGTTCCATCACTTTTACTGGTCCACTTGTTCGAGAAATGAGTTCCACCGAAGGGTGAG ACGGAGGTCCTGCTTGTTGAACAAGCCGAAATATGAGGGTTCTAAACAGCTAAAAGCTGCAATTCGTGAATCGTTCACGATGGACGAACAGTGCCGCATTGAATTCGGCGAAGG CTACGAATATTGCAAAACTTTTGATGTTATGGAACCATGCTCCCTTTTATGGTGTGGAAACAGCAATATTTCTCAGACGTGCAAAACTAAGAAAGGACCACCATTGGAAGGAACGATGTGTGGAATATCTAAG TCTTGCATACACGGACGATGTCAGTCAACCAGTAAAAAGAAACTCGACGTAGGAATAGTGTTGAATAAACCTAGAGACGGAGGTTGGAGTGCATGGAGTGCCTGGGGAAAATGTTCAAGAACATGTGGAATAGGGGTGATATGTCGAACAAGAAAATGTAACAAACCACT ACCAGTTTATGGAGGAAAATATTGTTCTGGTCCTAATGACGATTGCAAACTTTGCGACCTACCGAAATGCTTGACGTCCGTTGATCTCAGAGCTCAACAATGTTCCAAACTCACTAATGTCTTGGGCCTTGAAGGAGTTTTATCGAAGTACAACGTGACCTGGCTACCCTACGAACCCGACCAGGAGAACTTGAAATGTCGATTGACCTGCAGGAGTAAAGAAACTGGTGAAATATTCGACACGAGACGAAATCTGATCGACGGCACACCTTGCTCTTACGGATCGacgaatatatgtatacag GGTGAGTGCCATCAAATGGGATGCGACAATGTTCTAGGATCTAAGAAGGTCTTCGACATGTGCGGAGTATGCGATGGAGACAATTCGAACTGCGATAGTATAATGAGCAAGTTTCAACGGAAACTTCGACGAG AAGTGACGCGCCTCGCTATAATACCCCGCGAAGCCTATAATTTGTCCATGAACATCACGGTGCTGCCTTCTCCACTTTCTCATCAAAACAATTTAACAGTTGTGATAGGAGATGGACGTAGAAGGCGGAATATGCAAAATCACTTGACTTCCCGAAAAAAGGATTTAATAATTGTACAGGATGCTGCTTTTCGGATTCAGAAATACAATAACACGTATTCTGTTCGGGCTGCTGGCACCACTTTTGAAGACGTGGTGATCCTG CTGGTAGCACCACAAAGTATAACAGAGCAAGGAACTTCGATTACAGCttctttagaatattttttaaatcgtgATAAACGGAACGCGAAAAACAGATACAAATGGTTGTTCGGTGGTTGGAGCTTTTGTTCGACAAGTTGCGGTAATGGAACGCGCCAGAAAATTATAGTCTGCAAAGATGAACAAACTGGAAAAATAGTGTCGCGAAGGAAATGCCCGTTAATGACTAAGCCAAATCAGGAAGTAGAAAAATGTAACGGATTCAG CTGCACATTTAAATGGCTGCCAGGTCCATGGGAAGCATGTTCAGCTACATGTGGAAGTTATGGTATGCAATTACGACAACTACATTGCGTTCACTCGGACTTTAATGGAACCGAAGTTAATAAGGATAATGAACTAGAAGTTTACCGCAGAATGGTGCAACCGTCAATATGCAAAACCAATACCGTGCCTACACACAACAGAGAATGTAACAGAATTCCATGTCCGGGACGCTGGGTTTTTACAGAATGGTCTTCA AATTCAACATACAGACAATAG
- the LOC100878115 gene encoding A disintegrin and metalloproteinase with thrombospondin motifs 2 isoform X1 encodes MTQPKLPSFLLTMWLLGTIATKSRMNDFLQSLQEYEIVYPRIIPSGNLRNRRSTLENRATNGDEEPMFLEISNWTLRTTSNDRLILSSNFTVDWMRSNKIEPTRHAVKMDCNLRQGSLESDRSSLVVVTLCEQDVYALMLIDRKSFLVQPLDDGQHVMYQSKDAGWWSSRENPDTVSIRRENPTEKSEVRGRKMRTRRNSANHYSQEFYNLSGDVFDMEYPEAEKLIMYDESDNISSEYNDTIMEQLTVDANSEEIDYFSGSTWHRRKTSKKQTVNKAAPPRWLELGIAADYSVIDFHGVRVQQYIMALLNIVSAIYMDPSLESNMILVIVRMILYTEKRDGRVWRGDARRSLENVNKWNRKMLSSTDIRHDVAVWLTRLDIGGPSGYAPVSGVCDPARSCALNRDEGLTSAFIIAHEIAHILGLTHDGDESTGNACKEESSRGSVMAPMVAATFHHFYWSTCSRNEFHRRVRRRSCLLNKPKYEGSKQLKAAIRESFTMDEQCRIEFGEGYEYCKTFDVMEPCSLLWCGNSNISQTCKTKKGPPLEGTMCGISKSCIHGRCQSTSKKKLDVGIVLNKPRDGGWSAWSAWGKCSRTCGIGVICRTRKCNKPLPVYGGKYCSGPNDDCKLCDLPKCLTSVDLRAQQCSKLTNVLGLEGVLSKYNVTWLPYEPDQENLKCRLTCRSKETGEIFDTRRNLIDGTPCSYGSTNICIQGECHQMGCDNVLGSKKVFDMCGVCDGDNSNCDSIMSKFQRKLRREVTRLAIIPREAYNLSMNITVLPSPLSHQNNLTVVIGDGRRRRNMQNHLTSRKKDLIIVQDAAFRIQKYNNTYSVRAAGTTFEDVVILLVAPQSITEQGTSITASLEYFLNRDKRNAKNRYKWLFGGWSFCSTSCGNGTRQKIIVCKDEQTGKIVSRRKCPLMTKPNQEVEKCNGFSCTFKWLPGPWEACSATCGSYGMQLRQLHCVHSDFNGTEVNKDNELEVYRRMVQPSICKTNTVPTHNRECNRIPCPGRWVFTEWSSCSNNNGKGIKSRIARCIPPNNESFYTCDGPIIKTEIRSCTSHITRAIEFPLRCWSEESRFCSIPSLKRYCNIPAFRRRCCRTCK; translated from the exons ATGACGCAACCGAAACTTCCGAGTTTTCTCTTGACCATGTGGCTACTCGGCACGATCGCGACTAAATCGAGAATGAACGACTTCCTGCAAAGTTTGCAAGAATACGAGATCGTCTATCCCCGGATAATCCCGAGCGGAAATTTGCGGAACAGAAGATCGACTTTGGAAAATAGAGCCACGAACGGGGACGAGGAACCGATGTTCCTTGAGATAAGCAACTGGACCTTGAGGACAACTTCGAACGATCGATTGATACTTTCGTCCAATTTCACGGTGGATTGGATGCGCTCGAATAAGATCGAACCAACGAGACACGCTGTCAAAATGGACTGTAATCTTCGACAAGGCAGTTTGGAAAGCGACAGGAGCTCTTTGGTCGTGGTTACGCTTTGCGAGCAGGACGTGTACGCTCTGATGTTGATAGATCGAAAATCGTTTCTTGTACAGCCTTTGGACGATGGCCAACACGTGATGTACCAGTCGAAGGACGCTGGATGGTGGTCCTCCAGGGAGAACCCTGATACCGTGTCCATCAGACGGGAAAATCCTACAG aAAAGTCAGAAGTTCGAGGAAGAAAAATGAGAACGAGAAGAAACTCTGCAAACCATTATTCTCAAGAGTTTTACAATTTATCTGGAGATGTGTTTGATATGGAGTATCCTGAAGCTGAAAAACTGATTATGTACGACGAAAGTGATAATATATCGTCAGAATATAACGATACGATAATGGAACAATTAACGGTCGATGCAAATTCGGAAGAAATTGATTACTTTTCTGGTTCTACGTGGCACAGGAGGAAAACATCGA AGAAGCAAACTGTTAATAAAGCGGCGCCACCGCGATGGCTGGAACTCGGAATAGCTGCTGATTACTCTGTAATTGATTTTCACGGAGTTCGAGTGCAACAGTATATCATGGCACTTTTAAATATC GTTAGCGCAATTTATATGGACCCATCTCTTGAGTCTAACATGATCctagtgattgtacgaatgaTTTTGTATACAGAAAAAAGAGACGGTAGG GTTTGGCGCGGCGATGCCAGACGTTCCTTGGAAAACGTGAACAAGTGGAACAGAAAAATGCTGTCTTCGACGGATATACGTCATGATGTTGCAGTATGGTTAACGAGATTGGACATTGGAGGTCCTTCAGGATACGCCCCTGTATCAGGAGTATGCGATCCTGCCAGATCATGTGCCTTAAACCGAGACGAGGGTTTGACCAGCGCTTTTATCATCGCACACGAGATTGCACACAT TCTAGGTTTAACGCACGACGGGGATGAGTCAACTGGAAACGCTTGCAAAGAAGAAAGCTCTCGAGGAAGCGTGATGGCGCCTATGGTAGCTGCGACGTTCCATCACTTTTACTGGTCCACTTGTTCGAGAAATGAGTTCCACCGAAGGGTGAG ACGGAGGTCCTGCTTGTTGAACAAGCCGAAATATGAGGGTTCTAAACAGCTAAAAGCTGCAATTCGTGAATCGTTCACGATGGACGAACAGTGCCGCATTGAATTCGGCGAAGG CTACGAATATTGCAAAACTTTTGATGTTATGGAACCATGCTCCCTTTTATGGTGTGGAAACAGCAATATTTCTCAGACGTGCAAAACTAAGAAAGGACCACCATTGGAAGGAACGATGTGTGGAATATCTAAG TCTTGCATACACGGACGATGTCAGTCAACCAGTAAAAAGAAACTCGACGTAGGAATAGTGTTGAATAAACCTAGAGACGGAGGTTGGAGTGCATGGAGTGCCTGGGGAAAATGTTCAAGAACATGTGGAATAGGGGTGATATGTCGAACAAGAAAATGTAACAAACCACT ACCAGTTTATGGAGGAAAATATTGTTCTGGTCCTAATGACGATTGCAAACTTTGCGACCTACCGAAATGCTTGACGTCCGTTGATCTCAGAGCTCAACAATGTTCCAAACTCACTAATGTCTTGGGCCTTGAAGGAGTTTTATCGAAGTACAACGTGACCTGGCTACCCTACGAACCCGACCAGGAGAACTTGAAATGTCGATTGACCTGCAGGAGTAAAGAAACTGGTGAAATATTCGACACGAGACGAAATCTGATCGACGGCACACCTTGCTCTTACGGATCGacgaatatatgtatacag GGTGAGTGCCATCAAATGGGATGCGACAATGTTCTAGGATCTAAGAAGGTCTTCGACATGTGCGGAGTATGCGATGGAGACAATTCGAACTGCGATAGTATAATGAGCAAGTTTCAACGGAAACTTCGACGAG AAGTGACGCGCCTCGCTATAATACCCCGCGAAGCCTATAATTTGTCCATGAACATCACGGTGCTGCCTTCTCCACTTTCTCATCAAAACAATTTAACAGTTGTGATAGGAGATGGACGTAGAAGGCGGAATATGCAAAATCACTTGACTTCCCGAAAAAAGGATTTAATAATTGTACAGGATGCTGCTTTTCGGATTCAGAAATACAATAACACGTATTCTGTTCGGGCTGCTGGCACCACTTTTGAAGACGTGGTGATCCTG CTGGTAGCACCACAAAGTATAACAGAGCAAGGAACTTCGATTACAGCttctttagaatattttttaaatcgtgATAAACGGAACGCGAAAAACAGATACAAATGGTTGTTCGGTGGTTGGAGCTTTTGTTCGACAAGTTGCGGTAATGGAACGCGCCAGAAAATTATAGTCTGCAAAGATGAACAAACTGGAAAAATAGTGTCGCGAAGGAAATGCCCGTTAATGACTAAGCCAAATCAGGAAGTAGAAAAATGTAACGGATTCAG CTGCACATTTAAATGGCTGCCAGGTCCATGGGAAGCATGTTCAGCTACATGTGGAAGTTATGGTATGCAATTACGACAACTACATTGCGTTCACTCGGACTTTAATGGAACCGAAGTTAATAAGGATAATGAACTAGAAGTTTACCGCAGAATGGTGCAACCGTCAATATGCAAAACCAATACCGTGCCTACACACAACAGAGAATGTAACAGAATTCCATGTCCGGGACGCTGGGTTTTTACAGAATGGTCTTCA TGTTCAAATAACAATGGAAAGGGTATAAAATCTAGAATAGCCAGATGTATTCCTCCAAATAATGAATCATTTTATACCTGTGATGGACCAATTATTAAAACAGAAATACGGTCCTGTACAAGTCATATAACAAGAGCCATCGAATTTCCACTTCGTTGTTGGTCAGAAGAGAGCCGATTCTGTTCTATACCAAGTCTGAAACGTTATTGCAATATTCCAGCATTTAGAAGAAGATGTTGTCGCACTTGCAAATAA
- the LOC100878115 gene encoding A disintegrin and metalloproteinase with thrombospondin motifs 2 isoform X2, translating to MTQPKLPSFLLTMWLLGTIATKSRMNDFLQSLQEYEIVYPRIIPSGNLRNRRSTLENRATNGDEEPMFLEISNWTLRTTSNDRLILSSNFTVDWMRSNKIEPTRHAVKMDCNLRQGSLESDRSSLVVVTLCEQDVYALMLIDRKSFLVQPLDDGQHVMYQSKDAGWWSSRENPDTVSIRRENPTEKSEVRGRKMRTRRNSANHYSQEFYNLSGDVFDMEYPEAEKLIMYDESDNISSEYNDTIMEQLTVDANSEEIDYFSGSTWHRRKTSKKQTVNKAAPPRWLELGIAADYSVIDFHGVRVQQYIMALLNIVWRGDARRSLENVNKWNRKMLSSTDIRHDVAVWLTRLDIGGPSGYAPVSGVCDPARSCALNRDEGLTSAFIIAHEIAHILGLTHDGDESTGNACKEESSRGSVMAPMVAATFHHFYWSTCSRNEFHRRVRRRSCLLNKPKYEGSKQLKAAIRESFTMDEQCRIEFGEGYEYCKTFDVMEPCSLLWCGNSNISQTCKTKKGPPLEGTMCGISKSCIHGRCQSTSKKKLDVGIVLNKPRDGGWSAWSAWGKCSRTCGIGVICRTRKCNKPLPVYGGKYCSGPNDDCKLCDLPKCLTSVDLRAQQCSKLTNVLGLEGVLSKYNVTWLPYEPDQENLKCRLTCRSKETGEIFDTRRNLIDGTPCSYGSTNICIQGECHQMGCDNVLGSKKVFDMCGVCDGDNSNCDSIMSKFQRKLRREVTRLAIIPREAYNLSMNITVLPSPLSHQNNLTVVIGDGRRRRNMQNHLTSRKKDLIIVQDAAFRIQKYNNTYSVRAAGTTFEDVVILLVAPQSITEQGTSITASLEYFLNRDKRNAKNRYKWLFGGWSFCSTSCGNGTRQKIIVCKDEQTGKIVSRRKCPLMTKPNQEVEKCNGFSCTFKWLPGPWEACSATCGSYGMQLRQLHCVHSDFNGTEVNKDNELEVYRRMVQPSICKTNTVPTHNRECNRIPCPGRWVFTEWSSCSNNNGKGIKSRIARCIPPNNESFYTCDGPIIKTEIRSCTSHITRAIEFPLRCWSEESRFCSIPSLKRYCNIPAFRRRCCRTCK from the exons ATGACGCAACCGAAACTTCCGAGTTTTCTCTTGACCATGTGGCTACTCGGCACGATCGCGACTAAATCGAGAATGAACGACTTCCTGCAAAGTTTGCAAGAATACGAGATCGTCTATCCCCGGATAATCCCGAGCGGAAATTTGCGGAACAGAAGATCGACTTTGGAAAATAGAGCCACGAACGGGGACGAGGAACCGATGTTCCTTGAGATAAGCAACTGGACCTTGAGGACAACTTCGAACGATCGATTGATACTTTCGTCCAATTTCACGGTGGATTGGATGCGCTCGAATAAGATCGAACCAACGAGACACGCTGTCAAAATGGACTGTAATCTTCGACAAGGCAGTTTGGAAAGCGACAGGAGCTCTTTGGTCGTGGTTACGCTTTGCGAGCAGGACGTGTACGCTCTGATGTTGATAGATCGAAAATCGTTTCTTGTACAGCCTTTGGACGATGGCCAACACGTGATGTACCAGTCGAAGGACGCTGGATGGTGGTCCTCCAGGGAGAACCCTGATACCGTGTCCATCAGACGGGAAAATCCTACAG aAAAGTCAGAAGTTCGAGGAAGAAAAATGAGAACGAGAAGAAACTCTGCAAACCATTATTCTCAAGAGTTTTACAATTTATCTGGAGATGTGTTTGATATGGAGTATCCTGAAGCTGAAAAACTGATTATGTACGACGAAAGTGATAATATATCGTCAGAATATAACGATACGATAATGGAACAATTAACGGTCGATGCAAATTCGGAAGAAATTGATTACTTTTCTGGTTCTACGTGGCACAGGAGGAAAACATCGA AGAAGCAAACTGTTAATAAAGCGGCGCCACCGCGATGGCTGGAACTCGGAATAGCTGCTGATTACTCTGTAATTGATTTTCACGGAGTTCGAGTGCAACAGTATATCATGGCACTTTTAAATATC GTTTGGCGCGGCGATGCCAGACGTTCCTTGGAAAACGTGAACAAGTGGAACAGAAAAATGCTGTCTTCGACGGATATACGTCATGATGTTGCAGTATGGTTAACGAGATTGGACATTGGAGGTCCTTCAGGATACGCCCCTGTATCAGGAGTATGCGATCCTGCCAGATCATGTGCCTTAAACCGAGACGAGGGTTTGACCAGCGCTTTTATCATCGCACACGAGATTGCACACAT TCTAGGTTTAACGCACGACGGGGATGAGTCAACTGGAAACGCTTGCAAAGAAGAAAGCTCTCGAGGAAGCGTGATGGCGCCTATGGTAGCTGCGACGTTCCATCACTTTTACTGGTCCACTTGTTCGAGAAATGAGTTCCACCGAAGGGTGAG ACGGAGGTCCTGCTTGTTGAACAAGCCGAAATATGAGGGTTCTAAACAGCTAAAAGCTGCAATTCGTGAATCGTTCACGATGGACGAACAGTGCCGCATTGAATTCGGCGAAGG CTACGAATATTGCAAAACTTTTGATGTTATGGAACCATGCTCCCTTTTATGGTGTGGAAACAGCAATATTTCTCAGACGTGCAAAACTAAGAAAGGACCACCATTGGAAGGAACGATGTGTGGAATATCTAAG TCTTGCATACACGGACGATGTCAGTCAACCAGTAAAAAGAAACTCGACGTAGGAATAGTGTTGAATAAACCTAGAGACGGAGGTTGGAGTGCATGGAGTGCCTGGGGAAAATGTTCAAGAACATGTGGAATAGGGGTGATATGTCGAACAAGAAAATGTAACAAACCACT ACCAGTTTATGGAGGAAAATATTGTTCTGGTCCTAATGACGATTGCAAACTTTGCGACCTACCGAAATGCTTGACGTCCGTTGATCTCAGAGCTCAACAATGTTCCAAACTCACTAATGTCTTGGGCCTTGAAGGAGTTTTATCGAAGTACAACGTGACCTGGCTACCCTACGAACCCGACCAGGAGAACTTGAAATGTCGATTGACCTGCAGGAGTAAAGAAACTGGTGAAATATTCGACACGAGACGAAATCTGATCGACGGCACACCTTGCTCTTACGGATCGacgaatatatgtatacag GGTGAGTGCCATCAAATGGGATGCGACAATGTTCTAGGATCTAAGAAGGTCTTCGACATGTGCGGAGTATGCGATGGAGACAATTCGAACTGCGATAGTATAATGAGCAAGTTTCAACGGAAACTTCGACGAG AAGTGACGCGCCTCGCTATAATACCCCGCGAAGCCTATAATTTGTCCATGAACATCACGGTGCTGCCTTCTCCACTTTCTCATCAAAACAATTTAACAGTTGTGATAGGAGATGGACGTAGAAGGCGGAATATGCAAAATCACTTGACTTCCCGAAAAAAGGATTTAATAATTGTACAGGATGCTGCTTTTCGGATTCAGAAATACAATAACACGTATTCTGTTCGGGCTGCTGGCACCACTTTTGAAGACGTGGTGATCCTG CTGGTAGCACCACAAAGTATAACAGAGCAAGGAACTTCGATTACAGCttctttagaatattttttaaatcgtgATAAACGGAACGCGAAAAACAGATACAAATGGTTGTTCGGTGGTTGGAGCTTTTGTTCGACAAGTTGCGGTAATGGAACGCGCCAGAAAATTATAGTCTGCAAAGATGAACAAACTGGAAAAATAGTGTCGCGAAGGAAATGCCCGTTAATGACTAAGCCAAATCAGGAAGTAGAAAAATGTAACGGATTCAG CTGCACATTTAAATGGCTGCCAGGTCCATGGGAAGCATGTTCAGCTACATGTGGAAGTTATGGTATGCAATTACGACAACTACATTGCGTTCACTCGGACTTTAATGGAACCGAAGTTAATAAGGATAATGAACTAGAAGTTTACCGCAGAATGGTGCAACCGTCAATATGCAAAACCAATACCGTGCCTACACACAACAGAGAATGTAACAGAATTCCATGTCCGGGACGCTGGGTTTTTACAGAATGGTCTTCA TGTTCAAATAACAATGGAAAGGGTATAAAATCTAGAATAGCCAGATGTATTCCTCCAAATAATGAATCATTTTATACCTGTGATGGACCAATTATTAAAACAGAAATACGGTCCTGTACAAGTCATATAACAAGAGCCATCGAATTTCCACTTCGTTGTTGGTCAGAAGAGAGCCGATTCTGTTCTATACCAAGTCTGAAACGTTATTGCAATATTCCAGCATTTAGAAGAAGATGTTGTCGCACTTGCAAATAA